A region of Bacillus cabrialesii DNA encodes the following proteins:
- the spo0A gene encoding sporulation transcription factor Spo0A produces MEKIKVCVADDNRELVSLLSEYIEGQEDMEVIGVAYNGQECLSLFKEKDPDVLVLDIIMPHLDGLAVLERLRESDLKKQPNVIMLTAFGQEDVTKKAVDLGASYFILKPFDMENLVGHIRQVSGNASSVTHRAPSSQSSIIRSSQPVPKKKNLDASITSIIHEIGVPAHIKGYLYLREAISMVYNDIELLGSITKVLYPDIAKKFNTTASRVERAIRHAIEVAWSRGNIDSISSLFGYTVSMTKAKPTNSEFIAMVADKLRLEHKAS; encoded by the coding sequence GTGGAGAAAATTAAAGTTTGTGTTGCTGACGATAATCGAGAGCTGGTAAGCCTGTTGAGTGAATATATTGAAGGACAGGAAGACATGGAAGTGATCGGTGTTGCTTATAACGGACAGGAGTGCCTGTCGCTGTTTAAAGAAAAAGATCCCGATGTGCTCGTATTAGATATTATTATGCCGCATTTGGACGGACTTGCGGTTTTAGAGCGGCTGAGGGAATCGGATCTGAAAAAACAGCCGAATGTCATTATGCTGACAGCCTTTGGACAAGAGGATGTCACGAAAAAAGCCGTCGATTTAGGCGCGTCCTACTTTATTCTCAAGCCGTTCGATATGGAAAACCTTGTCGGACATATCCGCCAGGTCAGCGGAAATGCCAGCAGTGTGACGCATCGTGCGCCATCCTCGCAAAGCAGCATTATACGCAGCAGCCAGCCTGTACCAAAGAAGAAAAATCTCGACGCGAGCATCACAAGCATTATCCATGAAATCGGCGTCCCGGCACATATAAAAGGCTATCTCTATTTGCGTGAAGCAATCTCAATGGTATACAATGACATCGAATTGCTTGGCAGCATTACAAAAGTCCTCTATCCGGACATCGCCAAAAAATTCAACACAACCGCAAGCCGTGTAGAAAGAGCGATCCGCCATGCGATTGAAGTGGCGTGGAGCAGAGGAAACATTGATTCCATTTCCTCGTTGTTCGGCTATACCGTCAGCATGACAAAAGCTAAACCGACCAATAGTGAGTTCATTGCGATGGTCGCGGATAAGCTGAGATTAGAACATAAGGCTTCTTAA
- the spoIVB gene encoding SpoIVB peptidase — protein sequence MPDNIRKAVGLILLVSLLSVGLCKPLKEYLLIPTQMRVFETQTQAIETGLSVDAHAQESSEAFTVKKDPHEIKVTGKKSGESELVYDLAGFPIKKTKVQVLPDLKVIPGGQSIGVKLHSVGVLVVGFHQINTSEGKKSPGETAGIEAGDIIIEMNGQKIEKMNDVAPFIQKAGKTGESLDLLIKRDKQKIKTKLIPEKDEAEGKYRIGLYIRDSAAGIGTMTFYEPKTKKYGALGHVISDMDTKKPIVVENGEIVKSTVTSIEKGTGGNPGEKLARFSSERKTIGDINRNSPFGIFGTLHQPIQNNISDQALPVAFSTEVKKGPAEILTVIDDDKVEKFDIEIVSTTPQKFPATKGMVLKITDPRLLKETGGIVQGMSGSPIIQNGKVIGAVTHVFVNDPTSGYGVHIEWMLSEAGIDIYGKEKAS from the coding sequence ATGCCCGATAACATCAGAAAAGCAGTAGGTTTAATTCTCCTTGTTTCGTTATTAAGTGTAGGTTTATGCAAACCGCTAAAAGAGTATTTACTGATTCCAACGCAAATGAGAGTATTTGAAACCCAAACACAAGCGATTGAAACGGGTTTATCGGTAGACGCTCATGCACAAGAATCGTCAGAAGCGTTTACAGTTAAGAAAGACCCGCATGAAATCAAGGTGACAGGCAAAAAATCAGGTGAGTCAGAATTAGTATATGATCTAGCCGGATTTCCAATTAAAAAAACAAAAGTGCAAGTTCTTCCTGATTTAAAGGTCATACCTGGCGGACAATCAATCGGTGTAAAACTTCATTCCGTCGGTGTTCTTGTCGTCGGATTTCATCAAATCAATACAAGTGAAGGCAAAAAATCTCCGGGAGAAACGGCCGGTATTGAAGCGGGCGACATCATTATTGAGATGAATGGACAGAAAATTGAAAAAATGAATGATGTGGCCCCATTTATTCAGAAAGCCGGTAAAACTGGAGAATCGTTAGACTTGCTGATTAAACGTGATAAACAGAAAATCAAAACAAAGCTCATTCCGGAAAAAGATGAAGCTGAAGGCAAGTACAGAATTGGTTTATACATCAGGGATTCTGCCGCTGGCATCGGCACCATGACCTTTTATGAACCAAAAACAAAAAAATACGGAGCACTTGGCCATGTGATTTCCGATATGGACACAAAGAAACCAATCGTAGTGGAGAATGGAGAAATTGTTAAATCCACTGTGACATCCATTGAAAAAGGGACAGGCGGAAATCCGGGAGAAAAACTGGCGCGATTTTCCTCAGAACGCAAAACGATCGGGGATATTAACAGAAACAGCCCATTTGGCATTTTCGGCACACTGCATCAGCCGATTCAAAACAACATTTCAGATCAAGCATTGCCGGTAGCGTTTTCTACTGAAGTCAAAAAAGGTCCGGCTGAAATTTTAACGGTCATTGATGATGACAAGGTAGAAAAATTTGATATTGAAATCGTCAGCACGACGCCGCAAAAATTCCCTGCGACAAAAGGGATGGTCTTAAAAATAACTGATCCAAGGCTGTTGAAAGAAACAGGCGGAATCGTACAGGGGATGAGCGGAAGCCCGATCATTCAAAATGGAAAAGTGATCGGCGCTGTCACCCATGTATTTGTAAATGACCCGACAAGCGGTTACGGCGTTCATATTGAATGGATGCTGTCAGAAGCGGGAATCGATATTTACGGAAAAGAAAAAGCAAGCTGA
- the recN gene encoding DNA repair protein RecN, with the protein MLAELSIKNFAIIEELTVSFERGLTVLTGETGAGKSIIIDAISLLVGGRGSSEFVRYGEAKAELEGLFLLDSGHPVFGVCAEQGIDVSDEMIVMRRDISTSGKSVCRVNGKLVTIASLREIGRLLLDIHGQHDNQLLMEDENHLQLLDKFAGAEVESALQAYQEGYQRYVKLLKKLKQLSESEQEMAHRLDLIQFQLEEIESAKLELNEDEQLQEERQQISNFEKIYESLQNAYNALRSEQGGLDWVGMASAQLEDISDINEPLKKLSESVSNSYYLLEDATFQMRNMLDELEYDPERLNYIETRLNEMKQLKRKYGATVEDILEYASKIEEEIDQIENRDSHLQSLKKELDSVGKDVAVEAANVSQIRKAWSKKLADEIHRELKSLYMEKSTFDTEFKVRTASHNEEAPIVNGQPVQLSEQGIDLVKFLISTNTGEPLKSLSKVASGGELSRVMLAIKSIFSSQQDVTSIIFDEVDTGVSGRVAQAIAEKIHKVSIGSQVLCITHLPQVAAMADTHLYIAKELKDGRTTTHVKPLSKQEKVAEIGRMIAGVEVTDLTKRHAKELLKQADQVKTTG; encoded by the coding sequence TTGTTAGCTGAACTATCGATTAAAAACTTTGCCATTATTGAGGAACTGACGGTTTCTTTTGAACGAGGGCTTACGGTATTAACAGGAGAAACCGGAGCCGGCAAATCGATCATCATAGACGCTATTTCTCTTTTAGTCGGCGGCCGCGGATCATCTGAATTTGTCAGATATGGAGAAGCAAAAGCCGAGCTTGAAGGGCTGTTTCTATTGGACAGCGGCCATCCCGTTTTTGGTGTGTGCGCTGAGCAGGGAATCGACGTTTCAGACGAAATGATCGTCATGAGAAGAGATATCAGCACGAGTGGAAAAAGCGTCTGCCGTGTTAATGGCAAGCTTGTCACGATTGCCTCGCTAAGAGAGATCGGCAGGCTTTTATTAGATATTCACGGGCAGCACGATAACCAGCTTCTAATGGAAGACGAAAATCATCTCCAGCTTTTGGACAAGTTTGCCGGAGCCGAAGTGGAAAGCGCACTCCAAGCGTACCAAGAAGGGTACCAGCGGTATGTGAAGCTGCTTAAAAAGCTAAAGCAGCTTTCTGAAAGCGAACAGGAGATGGCCCATCGTCTGGATCTTATTCAATTTCAGCTGGAAGAAATTGAATCTGCCAAGCTAGAGCTTAACGAAGACGAACAGCTCCAAGAAGAACGCCAGCAAATTTCAAATTTTGAGAAGATCTATGAATCGCTGCAAAATGCATATAACGCGCTGCGCAGCGAGCAGGGCGGACTGGACTGGGTCGGAATGGCATCTGCGCAGCTTGAAGATATATCTGATATTAATGAACCGCTGAAAAAACTGTCTGAAAGTGTTTCGAACTCATACTATCTTTTGGAAGACGCTACATTTCAGATGAGAAATATGCTGGATGAGCTTGAATATGATCCGGAACGCCTGAACTATATTGAGACGCGTCTCAATGAAATGAAACAGCTGAAACGAAAATACGGTGCAACTGTTGAGGACATTTTGGAATACGCTTCAAAGATTGAAGAAGAGATTGACCAAATTGAAAACAGGGACAGCCATCTTCAAAGCTTGAAAAAGGAGCTTGACTCAGTCGGCAAGGATGTCGCAGTGGAAGCGGCAAATGTTTCGCAAATCCGGAAAGCGTGGTCAAAAAAGCTGGCTGATGAAATTCATCGGGAGTTAAAAAGCCTGTACATGGAAAAATCAACGTTTGATACGGAGTTTAAGGTCAGAACAGCGTCTCACAATGAGGAGGCACCGATTGTAAACGGCCAGCCTGTTCAGCTGTCTGAACAAGGGATTGATCTGGTGAAGTTTTTAATTTCAACCAATACAGGCGAACCGCTGAAATCCCTTTCGAAAGTCGCTTCCGGTGGAGAGCTGTCACGGGTAATGCTTGCCATAAAAAGCATTTTTTCCTCTCAACAGGATGTGACGTCGATTATTTTCGATGAGGTTGATACCGGTGTGAGCGGCAGAGTCGCACAGGCAATCGCTGAGAAGATCCATAAAGTGTCAATAGGATCACAAGTGCTGTGTATTACACATTTGCCTCAGGTGGCGGCCATGGCAGATACGCATCTTTATATTGCGAAGGAATTAAAAGACGGCAGAACGACGACACATGTCAAGCCGTTATCTAAGCAGGAAAAGGTGGCGGAAATCGGGCGTATGATTGCCGGAGTCGAAGTAACAGACTTAACGAAACGCCATGCGAAAGAACTTTTAAAACAAGCGGATCAAGTCAAAACAACGGGATAA
- the argR gene encoding arginine repressor ArgR yields the protein MNKGQRHIKIREIITSNEIETQDELVDMLKQDGYKVTQATVSRDIKELHLVKVPTNNGSYKYSLPADQRFNPLSKLKRALMDAFVKIDSASHMIVLKTMPGNAQAIGALMDNLDWDEIMGTICGDDTILIICRTPEDTDGVKNRLLELL from the coding sequence ATGAACAAAGGCCAGAGGCATATTAAAATCAGAGAGATCATTACAAGCAATGAAATCGAAACGCAGGATGAATTGGTCGACATGCTGAAGCAGGATGGTTACAAAGTAACACAAGCCACGGTTTCACGTGATATTAAAGAACTTCACCTTGTAAAAGTGCCTACGAATAACGGCTCATACAAATACAGTCTTCCGGCAGACCAGCGTTTCAATCCGCTGTCCAAGCTGAAGCGGGCATTGATGGACGCCTTTGTGAAAATAGACTCAGCAAGCCATATGATTGTGCTGAAAACGATGCCGGGCAACGCCCAGGCAATCGGGGCGCTGATGGACAACTTGGACTGGGATGAAATTATGGGGACCATTTGCGGAGATGACACGATATTAATTATTTGCCGGACTCCTGAAGATACAGACGGCGTAAAAAACAGGCTGCTTGAGCTGCTGTAA
- a CDS encoding TlyA family RNA methyltransferase — MTSKKERLDVLLVERGLAETREKAKRAIMAGIVYSNENRLDKPGEKIDRDLPLTVKGNPLKYVSRGGLKLEKALKEFPVSVKDKIMIDIGSSTGGFTDCALQNGAKQSYAVDVGYNQLAWKLRQDERVVVMERTNFRYATPADFTKGMPEFATIDVSFISLRLILPVLKTLLVPDSDCMALVKPQFEAGRESVGKKGIVRDPKVHADVLKRMISFSAAEGYICQGLSFSPITGGDGNIEFLLHLHWPGEGQEGQELPEEEIIRIVEEAHKTLKEKKADVPE, encoded by the coding sequence ATGACGTCAAAGAAAGAACGATTAGATGTATTACTAGTAGAAAGAGGGCTGGCCGAAACGCGGGAAAAAGCCAAGAGAGCCATTATGGCGGGGATCGTCTATTCAAACGAAAACCGCTTGGACAAGCCTGGAGAAAAAATTGACCGCGACCTTCCTTTAACGGTTAAAGGAAACCCGCTGAAATATGTGAGCAGAGGCGGTTTAAAGCTTGAAAAAGCGCTGAAGGAGTTTCCCGTCTCTGTTAAGGACAAAATCATGATTGATATTGGATCCTCCACCGGCGGTTTTACGGACTGCGCTCTGCAAAACGGAGCGAAACAGTCATACGCGGTGGATGTAGGCTACAATCAGCTTGCGTGGAAGCTCAGACAGGATGAACGAGTCGTCGTAATGGAACGGACGAACTTCCGCTATGCAACACCGGCAGACTTTACAAAGGGCATGCCGGAGTTTGCCACAATTGATGTATCCTTTATTTCACTGCGGCTCATCCTGCCTGTCCTTAAAACATTGCTTGTACCGGACAGCGACTGCATGGCTCTTGTGAAGCCGCAGTTTGAAGCGGGGCGGGAATCAGTCGGCAAAAAAGGGATTGTGAGAGACCCTAAAGTGCATGCTGACGTTCTCAAGCGAATGATCAGTTTTTCTGCGGCTGAAGGCTATATCTGCCAAGGCCTGTCATTTTCTCCGATCACGGGAGGAGACGGAAATATCGAATTTCTCCTTCATTTGCATTGGCCGGGAGAAGGACAGGAAGGACAGGAGCTGCCGGAAGAAGAGATCATCCGCATTGTAGAAGAGGCACATAAGACGTTAAAAGAAAAAAAAGCAGATGTACCGGAATAA
- the dxs gene encoding 1-deoxy-D-xylulose-5-phosphate synthase, which produces MDLLSIQDPSFLKNMSIDELEKLSDEIRQFLITTLSASGGHIGPNLGVVELTVALHKEFNSPKDKFLWDVGHQSYVHKLLTGRGKEFATLRQYKGLCGFPKRSESEHDVWETGHSSTSLSGAMGMAAARDIKGTDEFIIPIIGDGALTGGMALEALNHIGDEKKDMIVILNDNEMSIAPNVGAIHSMLGRLRTAGKYQWVKDELEYLFKKIPAVGGKLAATAERVKDSLKYMLVSGMFFEELGFTYLGPVDGHSYHELIENLQYAKKTKGPVLLHVITKKGKGYKPAETDTIGTWHGTGPYKINTGDFVKPKAAAPSWSGLVSGTVQRMAREDGRIVAITPAMPVGSKLEGFAKEFPDRMFDVGIAEQHAATMAAAMAMQGMKPFLAIYSTFLQRAYDQVLHDICRQNANVFIGIDRAGLVGADGETHQGVFDIAFMRHIPNMVLMMPKDENEGQHMVHTALSYDEGPIAMRFPRGNGLGVKMDEQLKTIPLGTWEVLRPGNDAVILTFGTTIEMALEAAEELQKEGLSVRVVNARFIKPIDEKMMKDILKEGLPILTIEEAVLEGGFGSSILEFAHDQGEYHTPIDRMGIPDRFIEHGNVTALLEEIGLTKQQTANRIRLMMPPKTHKGIGS; this is translated from the coding sequence TTGGATCTTTTATCAATACAGGACCCGTCGTTTTTAAAAAACATGTCCATTGATGAATTAGAAAAATTAAGTGATGAAATCCGTCAATTTTTAATTACAACTTTATCCGCTTCCGGCGGCCACATCGGTCCAAACTTAGGTGTCGTAGAGCTTACTGTTGCACTGCATAAGGAATTTAACAGCCCGAAAGACAAATTTTTATGGGATGTAGGCCATCAATCGTACGTCCATAAGCTGCTGACAGGACGCGGAAAAGAATTTGCGACGCTTCGCCAGTACAAAGGGCTTTGCGGATTTCCAAAACGGAGTGAAAGCGAGCATGATGTTTGGGAAACCGGGCACAGCTCAACTTCTTTGTCCGGCGCGATGGGAATGGCAGCTGCCCGTGATATTAAAGGAACGGATGAATTTATTATTCCAATCATTGGTGACGGCGCGCTGACCGGCGGAATGGCGCTTGAAGCCCTAAATCACATCGGCGACGAGAAAAAAGACATGATTGTCATCCTAAATGATAATGAAATGAGTATTGCGCCGAATGTGGGCGCCATTCATTCAATGCTCGGTCGGCTGCGCACCGCCGGGAAATACCAGTGGGTTAAAGATGAGCTCGAATACTTGTTTAAAAAGATTCCGGCAGTTGGGGGCAAACTTGCCGCCACGGCGGAACGTGTCAAAGACAGCCTGAAATACATGCTCGTCTCCGGAATGTTTTTTGAGGAGCTTGGTTTTACGTATTTAGGCCCGGTGGACGGACATTCTTATCATGAGCTGATTGAAAATCTTCAATACGCCAAAAAAACGAAAGGCCCTGTTCTCCTGCATGTCATCACGAAAAAAGGGAAGGGCTACAAACCGGCTGAAACCGATACGATCGGTACATGGCACGGGACCGGACCTTATAAAATTAACACCGGTGACTTTGTAAAGCCGAAAGCCGCAGCTCCATCATGGAGCGGCCTTGTCAGCGGCACTGTGCAGCGGATGGCACGCGAGGACGGACGGATTGTAGCGATTACGCCGGCTATGCCTGTCGGCTCAAAGCTTGAAGGCTTTGCAAAGGAATTCCCTGACCGTATGTTCGACGTAGGAATCGCAGAACAGCATGCCGCAACGATGGCAGCGGCTATGGCAATGCAAGGAATGAAGCCGTTTTTGGCGATTTATTCAACCTTCCTGCAAAGGGCATATGACCAAGTGCTTCACGACATCTGCCGCCAAAACGCCAATGTGTTTATTGGAATTGACCGTGCAGGACTCGTAGGCGCGGACGGAGAGACACATCAAGGCGTGTTTGATATTGCGTTTATGCGCCACATTCCAAACATGGTCTTAATGATGCCGAAAGATGAAAATGAAGGACAGCATATGGTTCATACTGCACTCAGCTATGATGAAGGCCCGATTGCAATGCGTTTTCCGCGCGGAAACGGACTCGGAGTAAAAATGGATGAACAGCTGAAAACGATTCCGCTTGGGACGTGGGAAGTGCTGCGCCCGGGGAACGATGCCGTCATCTTAACATTTGGAACAACAATCGAAATGGCGCTTGAAGCAGCTGAAGAGCTGCAAAAAGAAGGGCTCTCAGTGCGCGTTGTAAATGCGCGTTTTATTAAGCCGATTGATGAAAAGATGATGAAGGATATTCTAAAAGAAGGCTTGCCGATTTTAACGATTGAAGAAGCGGTCTTAGAAGGCGGTTTCGGAAGCTCGATTTTAGAATTCGCTCATGATCAAGGTGAATATCATACACCAATCGATAGAATGGGTATTCCGGATCGGTTTATCGAACACGGAAATGTAACGGCGCTACTTGAAGAAATTGGATTGACAAAACAGCAGACGGCAAACCGCATTAGATTAATGATGCCGCCGAAGACACACAAAGGAATTGGATCATGA
- a CDS encoding polyprenyl synthetase family protein, translating into MANNLTSFLAERKKTIEKQLSVYTEKLDMPDSLKKSMLYSLEAGGKRLRPLIVLAVLNAYGKSEKDGIPVGCAVEMIHTYSLIHDDLPCMDDDDLRRGKPTNHKVFGEATAVLAGDGLLTESFKLITSHVSNEVSAEKRLRLVNELISAAGTEGMVGGQVADMEAENRQVTLEELESIHERKTAKLLGFCVIAGAILADAPEKDIETLRAFSSHIGIGFQIRDDILDLEGSEEKIGKRVGSDTTNDKSTYPSLLSLEGAKHKLNVHIQEAKCLIGGLSLQKDLLYELCDLIAARDH; encoded by the coding sequence GTGGCAAATAATTTAACGAGCTTTCTGGCGGAACGGAAAAAAACGATTGAAAAACAGCTTTCTGTTTATACAGAAAAGCTCGATATGCCGGACTCATTAAAAAAATCCATGCTGTACTCCCTTGAGGCTGGCGGAAAGCGGCTGCGTCCCCTCATTGTACTGGCCGTTTTAAACGCATATGGGAAAAGTGAAAAAGACGGTATTCCGGTCGGATGTGCCGTCGAAATGATTCACACGTATTCGTTAATACATGATGACCTTCCTTGTATGGATGATGACGATTTGCGCCGCGGGAAGCCGACAAACCATAAAGTGTTCGGTGAAGCGACAGCAGTCTTAGCGGGTGACGGGCTTCTTACGGAAAGCTTTAAGCTGATCACCTCCCATGTGTCAAACGAGGTGTCAGCGGAAAAGCGCCTTCGCCTTGTGAATGAACTGATTTCAGCGGCAGGCACTGAAGGCATGGTCGGGGGGCAAGTAGCTGATATGGAAGCGGAAAACCGCCAAGTCACGCTTGAAGAACTCGAATCGATTCATGAACGGAAAACGGCCAAGCTCCTTGGTTTTTGCGTAATCGCCGGGGCTATTTTGGCGGATGCGCCTGAGAAAGACATCGAAACGCTGCGTGCCTTCAGCAGCCACATCGGGATCGGTTTTCAAATCAGAGACGATATTTTAGATTTAGAAGGCAGTGAAGAGAAAATCGGCAAACGTGTCGGCTCGGATACAACAAACGACAAATCGACTTACCCGTCACTTCTGTCACTTGAAGGGGCCAAACATAAATTGAATGTACACATACAAGAGGCGAAGTGTCTGATCGGCGGACTCTCTCTTCAAAAAGACCTTTTATATGAACTTTGTGATTTAATTGCGGCAAGAGATCACTAA
- a CDS encoding exodeoxyribonuclease VII small subunit, producing MTDVKKNENMTFEEAMKGLESIVSKLEEGDVPLEQAINYFQEGMALSKMCHEKLQKVEKQMDFILKEDGELAPFSVQEEDEGGK from the coding sequence ATGACAGACGTGAAAAAAAATGAAAACATGACATTTGAAGAGGCGATGAAAGGGCTTGAGAGCATTGTGTCAAAGCTTGAAGAGGGCGATGTGCCTTTAGAGCAAGCGATTAACTATTTCCAAGAAGGCATGGCTCTTTCAAAAATGTGCCACGAAAAGCTGCAAAAAGTTGAAAAACAAATGGACTTCATTTTGAAAGAAGACGGCGAACTGGCACCTTTCAGTGTTCAGGAGGAAGACGAAGGTGGCAAATAA
- the xseA gene encoding exodeoxyribonuclease VII large subunit, whose product MGETAYVTVSALTKYIKRKFDVDPHLENIWIKGELSNVKIHTRGHIYFTLKDENARMQSVMFARQSERLPFKPENGMKVLVRGGISVYEPSGNYQLYAKEMQPDGVGALYLAYEELKKKLAGEGLFDDRYKKQIPAFPATIGVVTSPTGAAVRDVITTLKRRYPLVKVIVLPALVQGENASRSIVRRIEEANEKEMCDVLIVGRGGGSIEELWAFNEEIVARAIFASNIPIISAVGHETDFTISDFVADIRAATPTGAAEIAVPHTTDLIERTKTAEVRMTRAMQQHLGQKKERIQTLQSSYAFRFPKRLYAQKEQQFDLAYQQFQAQLTALLDRKNRQLERETYRLEALHPHEQLKQARTRYEEQTNQLRKNMNIQMKQLHSQFQTVLGKLNALSPLQVMERGYSLAYKEDELIKSVSQIEENDQLEVKLKDGVLTCEVLEKRGEEK is encoded by the coding sequence ATGGGCGAAACAGCGTATGTTACTGTCTCAGCGCTGACAAAGTATATAAAACGAAAATTCGATGTGGATCCTCACCTTGAAAATATTTGGATTAAAGGCGAATTATCGAATGTCAAAATACACACAAGAGGCCATATTTATTTCACATTGAAAGACGAAAACGCCAGAATGCAGTCGGTGATGTTCGCGAGACAGAGTGAGCGTCTGCCTTTTAAACCTGAAAACGGCATGAAGGTGCTGGTCAGAGGGGGAATTTCTGTATATGAACCGAGCGGAAACTACCAACTATATGCCAAAGAAATGCAGCCTGACGGGGTCGGAGCGCTTTATTTAGCGTATGAAGAGCTAAAAAAGAAGCTTGCCGGAGAAGGTTTATTTGACGACCGCTACAAAAAACAAATCCCCGCATTTCCAGCCACAATCGGGGTTGTGACATCTCCTACGGGTGCCGCTGTCAGAGACGTCATTACAACTCTAAAAAGAAGATATCCCCTTGTTAAAGTCATTGTTCTCCCAGCGCTCGTACAAGGCGAAAATGCGAGCAGATCGATCGTTAGGCGCATAGAAGAGGCAAATGAAAAAGAAATGTGCGATGTATTAATTGTCGGGAGAGGCGGCGGTTCGATAGAAGAACTGTGGGCATTTAATGAAGAAATTGTAGCACGCGCGATCTTTGCTTCTAACATTCCAATTATATCGGCTGTCGGGCATGAGACGGACTTTACGATCAGTGATTTTGTCGCTGATATCAGAGCCGCGACGCCGACAGGAGCAGCTGAAATTGCCGTGCCGCACACCACTGATTTAATCGAACGGACAAAAACAGCGGAAGTCAGAATGACAAGAGCGATGCAGCAGCATCTTGGCCAGAAAAAAGAACGGATTCAAACGCTGCAGTCCTCGTACGCCTTTCGTTTTCCAAAGCGTTTGTATGCGCAAAAAGAGCAGCAGTTTGACCTTGCTTATCAGCAGTTTCAGGCTCAGCTTACCGCTCTTTTAGATCGGAAAAACAGACAGCTTGAGCGTGAAACGTACAGATTAGAGGCGCTTCATCCTCATGAACAGCTAAAGCAAGCGAGAACACGATACGAGGAACAAACAAACCAGCTGAGAAAAAATATGAATATCCAAATGAAGCAGCTGCATTCCCAATTTCAAACTGTTCTTGGCAAGCTGAATGCGTTAAGCCCTCTTCAAGTGATGGAAAGAGGATACAGCTTGGCTTATAAAGAAGATGAACTCATTAAAAGTGTCAGTCAGATAGAAGAGAATGACCAGCTTGAGGTCAAGCTGAAGGATGGCGTGCTGACCTGTGAAGTATTAGAAAAGAGAGGGGAAGAAAAATGA
- the folD gene encoding bifunctional methylenetetrahydrofolate dehydrogenase/methenyltetrahydrofolate cyclohydrolase FolD, whose amino-acid sequence MTATIIDGKETAREKREQLAKEVEELKKQGVTPGLAVILIGDDPASHSYVRGKKKAAETMGMNFKLDQFDSSLTEAELLSIIDQYNQDPEFHGILVQLPLPDHISEKAVIERISPDKDVDGFHPLNVGKMLLGEDTFLPCTPHGIVELLKKTNIDLSGKEVVVVGRSNIVGKPVGQLLLNENATVTYCHSRTENMTEHTKKADILVVAVGRANFISADQIKEGAVVIDVGVNRLESGKLCGDVEFEGAKEKASFITPVPGGVGPMTITMLAHNTVKSAKRTLS is encoded by the coding sequence ATGACTGCAACAATCATCGACGGAAAAGAAACGGCTAGAGAAAAACGCGAACAATTGGCAAAAGAGGTAGAAGAGCTTAAAAAGCAAGGCGTCACTCCCGGGCTGGCGGTTATTTTGATTGGAGATGATCCTGCTTCTCACTCTTACGTGCGAGGAAAGAAAAAAGCGGCTGAAACAATGGGAATGAATTTCAAGCTCGATCAATTTGACAGCAGCCTCACAGAAGCTGAACTGCTTTCCATTATCGATCAGTACAATCAAGACCCTGAGTTTCACGGCATTCTCGTTCAGCTTCCGCTTCCAGACCATATTTCTGAAAAAGCGGTGATCGAACGTATCTCTCCTGATAAAGATGTAGACGGTTTTCATCCGTTAAACGTAGGGAAAATGCTGCTTGGCGAAGATACGTTTCTTCCTTGTACGCCTCACGGAATTGTTGAGCTTTTGAAGAAAACCAATATCGACCTTTCCGGTAAAGAGGTTGTTGTAGTCGGCCGAAGCAATATTGTCGGCAAACCTGTCGGCCAGCTTTTATTAAATGAAAACGCGACGGTTACTTACTGTCATTCAAGAACAGAAAATATGACAGAGCATACCAAAAAAGCGGACATCCTGGTGGTGGCAGTCGGCAGAGCCAATTTCATCAGTGCAGACCAGATCAAAGAGGGCGCTGTTGTTATTGACGTTGGTGTTAACCGTCTGGAAAGCGGAAAGCTTTGCGGAGACGTTGAATTTGAAGGGGCAAAGGAAAAAGCCTCTTTTATCACGCCGGTTCCGGGCGGAGTAGGTCCGATGACCATCACGATGCTTGCGCATAATACTGTTAAATCTGCGAAACGTACGTTATCATAG